CTGCTACCTCTGCCAAGAAAACAGCCTGGAAATCACCGAGGTGCAACTGTGTCATGTTTTCTCTGCACTGTTTACGGAATCGCTTGCTCATCAAACACAAAAGGAACTGTTTACTTTTTaagtaaaatgaacataaaatacCTCCGTCTTTATTGCCGTTCAAAAGGCCACTTTGTTCCCTCCAGCCTCTTCGCTTGCCAAGGCAATAGAGCCGCACAGTCGGGGTCTCTCTGAGCCTGAATCACCCACCCCATCACCCACAGACAAGCACCCACACTCCTGCGCTATGGGCGCTCCATCCACACTCACGCAGACACTGGCACAGGGGCAGTTCCTGGGCAGGAGACACCGACTTCTGGAACTATTGAAGATGTGGACCCATCTGTGTCATGCTCCCCAGCCAGACCTCCAGAGAAGCTCCCTGTCATGGGTCTGGACTGGACAAGCCTGAGATGAGGAAAGAAGGAGCCGAGCGAGAAGCTGTAACTGAGCGCTGAGATGTTGTAGATGTTGTTGTATTTTCCTACTTCAAACTGTTTATTTACCAGCATGTTGGAGAGTAGCAATCTCTTTCTCATGCCTTATTGAGAAGCTCAGCTGTGAAATAACTAAATGAACCATCCCTTTTTATTAGCCTTTGGACTTAGCAGAGGAGCAATCAGTTAATGGCTGACCAGTTTTTGAAGATGCTAAGCACATTACAAGTGCTaagtattattattttccctgcaatgttttatttttccctctgaataTTCAGTTTAAATAACCCTTCCAATTACATTATCTGGTTTCATGCATTCTGCTCAGATTAAATGCAGTGCCGCTTACAATTCACTCACCTCTGTGGTTTCCAGGTCTCTGCAAGCCTCATCCCAACCTTTGCCTCTCAATCCTGGGCTGAAACAGCCTTCGTTCTGAGTCCAGCATCTTCCCCAGCTCTTCCttggctttttaaaatcaaatgcatCCGCATCACTTCCCCACAGGCACGTTGACCTCTAGCTCCTTCctcttgcatatttatttttctttcttaataggGGAACATCTTGCaacctttccctttccttccagcTAAATTAGCTCCCTGGATAAGCTGTCTCCTCCCACTTGCTGGCATCTTCCTATGATGCCTTGtgctgttttggtttctttttcttaggGAAAAGGCAAAAGATCAGCTGTCCAAAGGAGGGCCTTGTACCCTTGTCCAGCCAAACCACTTTGTCTCACTTGGAAATCTCCAGCTGCACACATCTGTGGCTTTGCGGAAGAATGGGACTGGCTCAGACTTCACATCCAGTGGGTGAATCCTTCTCTCATCCCCTTCTCTGGAGAGCTGTGAGCAATGATCGGTGGCCAAGGCCTTCACAGCTACTGATGGGCTCTTCTGGATGTGCTGTTCTCCAAAGCCAGCCAGGGACTTCTCAGTCTCCTCAGCCAGAGGAGCCTCCTGACTGTATCAGAAAGGGCTTGACCATCTCTGTTGGTgaggggcagctcccagctctgctccagcacctccatcTCTGCTTCCTCATTCTGCTGACAGCTGGGCTGGGACCTCTCTGGTCTCCAGGACGGAACGGTGAGATGGATGGAAGATCAGAAACCAGTCCATGTCTCTGCTCACCCTCCTTCCCAGCTGTGAGCTCCACCATGGAAATAGGTTTGGGATGGCCACACCAGGCACCTGCTCTCCCCAACCTCTGCTGCCAGTCCCCTGGCACATGTCTTACCCCGAGCCCTGATGTCTGTATGTGACTATCTTTTAGGAGCCATGATCACCCTGCAAGGCTGGAGGAGGCTGTGGAGCAGCTCAGGGGCTTGTCAGCTGTCAGCACTTGAAGGATTTCTCATGCGTAGGGCTGCCACATTTCTGCTCGGGATTTCCCAGGCAGAGATGTATGTGTGTGAACTCTGAAGTGGGTGGTAGTGTTGTTACAGCCAGAATGATCTGAGGTTATAATTGAGGTAAAGTTTGTATGGAGAGGTAATCTCTTATTGCAACACCTGAgatggctgggaaaaaaaaaaaaaaaacaaaaaacccaaaaaaaaacaacaagagcTTTTGTGCACGCTATCTCTTTGTCAGCCTAAACTGAGCCGAATTCATCGGGGATGTGGCGGACGGTTTGTGCCCATGTACTCCATGGCCACTTGGCCAGAGGGTTTCTGGCCCTGCCAGCCCCTTGGAGCGactcccagctgctctgctcctgctcctcaaATCTTACTGCAACACAAATCCCAGGTGGGGCAAGAGGGCACGTTTGGGAGAAGCAGGCTTTAAGCCCCAACTGCAGGGAATGGGAACCTTTGTGTCTTGGCTAAGAATGTGGTGGAATGAGATTAATGAATTTAGCTGCATTGCGTGAAGAGTGCCAGTGTTTACTTATGAGACCACAGATGAGCTTTCACAGTACCCAGAGAGGCCTCCTGCCGCTCAGATGGGCTGGGTAGCTCTTGATTGCAGGGCAGGAGATGCCCAAGGAGAGCTCTGCTGTGTAAAAGCAACACCGAGAGAGAGGAAAAGATTTAAGAGGCCCCAAGCAGAGACAAGCTGCAGACACTACACACAAATTTTGAGGCATCCTATCACACCCCTGCAGATCAGGACAAGCTGACCAGGGGCTCATGCAAAGACAGAGGAACCTGTCAAGGCTGGACACTGTGGTGGGATGAGCCAGACTGGAGGCCCAGGGAGCTACAAGGAAGGCGAGTCAGGTGGGAGGAAAGCGTGGATGTTTTATGTGGGGCTGATCACTTCCTTTCACAGCTGGAAACACTGAAGAATATGATAGACCCAGGAGAGAGCCCAGGAGATGAGAAAAACAACGCAATGGACAGCACTTGTGTAGCTTGATGGAGAAGATGGGCCAGGAGAGGAGAGCTCGTTAGAAAAGGGCATTGCACAGCGGAGAGAGGGGAGGATATAAACCATGAGAAAGCTGataaaagacagaaatggaaatCTTTTAGTCTCAAAGAAAGCAAGGATGGAGTACATTAATGAGCTCTTTAATGGCAAGGCAAGTAAAGGTGAGCAGCAAATGGCTATTTCCAGACAGGTGAGCTGAGTGTGAAAAAACAGATGTTGGTGGGATGTGAGAAGCGGTTGGCACATACAGGAACAACAGCGCACCCCGTGTCATTAACCTTCCCACTGATTTATTAGCAAGGCACACACGTGAAAACTCTTGCACACACTTGGCAGACTCTTCTGGTTACTCTGCAGAGACAGAGAAGTGACAGAGGGAGGGAAACAGGctgtcctgggttcagctgggacagagttggCTTTCACAAGAAGCTtcaggggacacagccaggagagctgacctgaactagccaaggGGATATTTGATACCGTATGAtggtcatgctcagtatataccTGGGGGAGCTGCCAGGGGGAGGAGGGGTCACAGCTTGGGAACAGGCTGAGCATCAGGTTCCAGGTCGTGAGCAAtagcattgtgcatcactcactTTATACATTCTTCTATTACTTCTACTATATATTATTATTACCTCTTCTCTCTTTGTGCTGTCCTATTAAAATTCTTATCTCTACCCACAATGTTCTACCCTTTTCTTctgattcttctccccatcccaccatggCCATGTGGTGCTTAGTGGCCAGCTGGGTTTAAAGCATGACACAGGCACATTCACATCCAATTTGGACCAAAAGAAAGGGCAGCAAAAACTAGAGTAAAAACTAGTATCCTGCTTGGCTACTCCCTGCATAGCAAAAGTCCCTGATACTTCTGTGTCTTCTCATCCCTTGCACAGAGAAAAACCAAGTCCAGAAAACTGCCTTCACTCTGGGTCAGATGGTTTCCCTTCATTAAGTACTGGGCAGGGGGTGGGCAAGGTGGGAATGAGCAAAACTCTCAAGGCAGCATTCGGATAATCTCTACCACCCTTCTGGTGGTGCTAGTGAGCTGGCTGAGAGGGGTGAAACAGAGGATATGACACAAAGGAGATGGGAAAAAGTGGGGTGTAATTAAACTGAAGTGAAGCCAAAGTCACTGCTACAAGCCAAGGAGTAGCCGTTGACTTCTCCAGCACCACAACCATGCCCACCAGAGCTTCACTGCCTTCGGCACCTCAGGGCATCAGCTGGCAGCAGTGGTTTAGAGATGAATGGAAATGTGCTGTACATCTCTCTCTAAAGAACAATTTCATCTCCAGACACCTACCCAGAAAAACCAACTTGGGCCCCCACAATGGAAAGTCTGGGGTGAGTAAATGgtgaaggagctggaggagagggctggggcaccTCCGAGGCCCACACCTGCCTGGTACTGCTCCCTGGGGCCAGACAGTGTTGCGCCCCTGCTACAGGACAAGACCTGTTCACACCCCCTGCACATTTAAGGTAGTATCAAGGCGTTTCCCAAATAACCCCTTCATCCCCTGAATCCCCGTCCTCTGCTGTATCCCTGTCCTGTGTCCATGTGCATCCACGTGCTGACAGCTCCAAGCCTTCAGGGGGTGGCACCATCCCCacggggagcagcagaggagagggatGTGGTGTGCACTGAAGAGGAGCAGAAGCCAAGGTGAGCTGGTCCCAAAATGGGCAGGGAGGGTGCTGCTGCGCCCCAGCAGCACGTTGTTGGTCCTCCCCCTGATGAGCACTCATAGATGCAAATAAATTCTGACTTGGGCTCCCAAAttcctgctctgctggctgcacTAAAAATAGCCCAACGCAGTGCATGCTGGCTTCAATCACCCTCATCGATCCACTGCTTTTGGGTCCAGTCCAGCAGCGCCGCAGTGCATCCCTCCGCAGCCTGCGGTCTCCCCCAGAAACCTCCTTGCCCAAAGGATTTGTACGATCAGGCCACCTCCACCCTTGCTAACCCCCTTGTCTTGCAAATGAGATGATTTATTGCTCCAGAGCCTGACAGGCAGCCAGACTGCAGCAAGCGCATGACTTGGGGGGTTTGTGTTGCAGGTCCTGATTTCTGCAGAGCCACATCCACCATGGTGATGAGTTTGGGGGGCTCAGGAAACAGAGCTCTTGGTTCGCCAAGACTCAGCCCCAATTCAGGGAAGGGTTGATCTAGaagcagggcagaggggagaaTTTGGAGGAGAGTTAGCTGGCGTTGCTGGGAGTGAGGGAACATGAAGGTGATGGATCTGGCTGGACTGCTGGAACTTGTGTCCAGGGCCCTGCTCTGCCACTGGGTCTCCAGTGGCCCTGGGCATCACCCAGGTGTGGATGCATGGGCTGACCCATAAGCTTCAAAAGGGCTGGAAGAGAGATGGGTCCAGTGGCACTTGCAGCCCTAGGGAAGGTCCCACCGCCCAGCAAGCACAGCAGGTCACTGGCTTGATTTGAGCAGAGCCAGTACAGTCTGGCTGTTGTCATGGTCTGGGCGGTGACAGAGAGCACTGTCTTGCCTTAGGGCCCCCATGCATCCTCAAAGGTGCCCTCCCATGGGATCTGCACCTGCTTTCATGGCAGACTcagctgaagtcagcaggagGCTCAGATGCTGGTCTGGGGACAGGTGCAACACCTCCAGCCCCATCAGCTGCCAAGAAGGAGGCTCCAGGGCTGCTGCAACCCTTCTCAAGTGCTTTGCTGACTCAGGGGTGGATCTGGCCAGGCAGTGCCTGTCACCACTGCCACTCCTTGTTACCCCATGTTTCTACCTGCAGACATCACACCTCCCACAGGCCATATTTTGAAACACATGGGTGCAACTGGTGTGCACGCCGGGGAAGGTTGGTGCCCTCAGGAGAGCTGGATTTAAATGGCACATGTCTGTATGGAGAGATGCTTCTGTCCCATTTTACAGGCTTTTAAATAATATCCAGGCTCTAGATGTCACACAGACTTTGCAGCACATGGCAGAGCAAGGATTGAACTGGGCTTGGACTTACGCTCCAACAAGAAGCTGTCTTGGCTGAGATACTGGGGGAAGGATCAGATGGGGGATTTTTAGTCCTGCCTCAGTTTTGCCCTTGAGGACCAGTGGTTTAAGCAACAGACACAGAAAGGGCATCAGCAGAATGCATTTACTTATGGCGCCAAGGCTAGCTTCAGGAGGAGAATTCCCATATAGCAGATACAGGCGGTGGGCAGGCTCACAGGATGGAGCAATAAGGTGGGGGGGGTTCAAGGGCCGCTGGTGACAGCCCACCAGCAGGGAGTGGAGAGCAGGCACAGGGGCACACAAATGCCAAAAGAGTTTTGGGGAAGCAGAGACTGGGAAATGGTGATGGGAACCTGAAACCCATGTCGGAAGGCACCATCCTGTCACACGCTGGCTGTGTCAGTGTCCCTTCAATGCCATGGCTGGTGCTTGTTGCAGAGGGAGGTCTGAGTTGTGCTTTCTGAGGTGGATTTGGATctgtgtcccctgccccaccctACACACACCCCATGCCTGGCAAGCAGCCCGGGGACCCTGTGGTACCAGAGTGCTCATTCCCTTGGGGCTCATCGGGAGCATCCTGGAGACGTGCCAGTGGTGATGAGGCAGCTCAGCGCAGCCATGGGCAGCTGCCTTCAGAGCTCTTCAGGAGCATTTCCCAGGAGCAGACACGTCTCCTTCCAACCTCGGCCAGTGAGGAAATTTCTCAGGGTGGCACAGGGCAGAAGCAGTGACAGGTCcctctgctccttttctctgtttcattgcCATAGGGAAAAAACTgctctcttaaaagaaaaatatctcttgGAGCAGCTTTGCTCGAGGCCTTTGTTGGCCTCTCTAGAGGCTGCTGCCTGTCCTATGCTGGGCACAGCTGCTTCTACCacctctgccttcccctgcctCTGCATTGCATGCCTCTCTCTGCCTttcatccctttccctccctttcttttcccttcctttgctcACTCTCTCCAgtggcagagcccaggctgctgcaggaggagggtATGTGAACCTCTGGCTTCTTGGCACTGGCGGTGGCTTTCTGTGCTGGCTCCTAGGGAGTTCACTGGTCCCCATTGCCCCTTGAGGTGAGGCAAAGCAAAGGAGATACCTTTCCCCTGACCTCCCTTCCTCTTCACTCAGACGTGTCTTTCCATGCCCCCTCCTTTCTGCTTGGCATGGAGTCCTCTGATGAGTTTGGGGCAGTAGGAACAGCCTGGCTGGACAAGATATCATTTCCCTTTGCAGACACACATTGAGAGCTTTGGTGGTTGAACAGGagccaaaataaagaaaaaaagcacccAACAGGTCACAGGTGGTGAAATTCTCCCTCTGCCCTCAGAGGGGTCCGTAAAGCAGCTGCCTCAGGGGGATGAAAGGTGCTGTGGCCAGAGCTCACCAGGCCCTGCGTAGAGGCACCCCGGGAGGTCCATGCATGGGGCAGTAGCTTTGAGGACAGTGGgacttcttcccttttcttgcctGGCTTTTTTGTCAGCTCATCTTATGGCATCTCATGCCAAACGGCATGGACCACAGCTGCCAGGACTGCACCCTGTCTTGGAGGGAGGGCAAGGAGGCTGGAAGGTGCTCAGTGGCCAAGGAGCCAGCTGGAGCTCTCCGAGATCCATGGCGAGGCCCCACCAGCTGTGGGGTACAGGGTGCTGCACGTGCACACCTTGCAGATGGAGGGGCCTAGATTTTTTCTAACCCTTCTTTTCACCGATTGCAGAGAGTTTGCATCTGGGaagtgtttaatttaaaaaggcCAGCACTGTTGTATCACATTTCCTGTGTTGATCTCTGTTGGTTTATGACCAGTGAAATCCTGGTGTGAAAACAGAATCAGGCTTTGATTTCATCTGCCCCTGCTGTTTTATACCACTAACAACTTTGCATTTCTATAGCAGCTTTTATTCTAGGAGCTAAATGGGCTTCACAGACAGGCAATTAATTAATTGAGCCTCCCCAACCAGCCTACGCCCTCAACACCAAAAGGAAGCATTTTGCAGAGGAAGaaacagaggcagagaggagcaaAATTACTCGCCCCAGGTAAAGAAATGAACTCGCTGCTGATGTGCTGCTGCCTCCACAGCAAGGCGTTATGCCCTGCTGGTTGTGCTATTGTTCCTGGATGCTGGGGATGATGGTCATGATGTCATTTCCAAACCGGTGTAGGAACTGGTCTCAATGGGAGGAGTGACTGAGCAATGTCTTTTGGTATCAATCAGTGACTGCCGTGGCAGGAACATCGTTGCTGGAGCAAATTAACTCATGAACTATCACCACCTCTGACCATCCCAGCCTCTTGCTGAGGAATCCCCTGAGACCATGAAAAAGTGCCAGGAAGCCCTGCTACCATTTCCCCTATCCCTCCTTGCTGACCAGCTTCTGTTTCTCCAGAAGGCATCCAGGGTTTGCAAGGGAAGGTGGTTTCAGCTCAAGGGTTTGCTTTGGTCCGGGTGCTACAGCTGAGATCTGTGGAGGAACCCGCCATGATTGCATGAAAGAAGTGAGGGGTGATCCTCAGCTCCCCTTTCCAGGTCCTGCTCACTGACTGGTGAGTAAGACACAGCCCTAGGAAGCTGCGTGCTGTGGGCAGGATCTGGGGCacctggaggaggtggaggaacGTGCCTTTGCTCATGCAGAGTGAATAAGTTTCTAGGGAAATTGCGTGTCTTTTCTTATGAAACCCTGCTAATGGTTTGTTGTCTACACAAATAACCATGGGGAATGAACTCGTGCGCTTCTCAGCCTGCTCTGTGTCTTCCTGGCTCAGCTCCTTTCTGAACAAACATAACCTTTTGCAAGAATACCTGTCAAAATCGCTTTGAAATATTGAAATAACAAGATAGGATATGGTTTGCTCCTGGGCCCTAGTGCTCATCCATCAGGACTCAGGATGTCCGTCCAAAGAGACTTGTGAGCAGGATGCCAGGGAAGAACTCCAGCAGGCAGCAGGGCCCCAAAGGGCTGTATTTGGGGAGCTTGTCACCTTGCTGTGCTGGCTCACTGGGCTCCCACACGCTCACCAGGAGAGGAGAGCAGCTCCCTGACCCTCATGTGGTCCCTGCTTCGTGTTGGCCATGAGGTGAGTTATGGGGGCTTGTGCCTCAGCTGGAGCTCATCAGTGTAAAATTGTGTCCTTcagccaccctcctcctcctcaccccaggGCATTACTGTGAGTATTTTAGAGATGGGGCAAAAAGTTACTGAGTCTTGGGCAGGCATTGGAGAGCAATGGTTGAGGGGTCTGTGGCTGCTTGGGTGGACATGAGACATGAACACAGGACCATCCCTTCCCTTCCAGTCTTGGAGTCCCAAGGGCTGTTCAGGGGCTCTCCAGGGTGTCCATCTCCAAAGCCACTCATGTGAAATGGGAGTCAAACTGGCCTGCGGGCAGCACTAGGGCTGCAGATAGGAGGTgctgcaccccctgcctgcgCCAGGGGCTGCATTTGGGGTTATCCATGGGGGAGCTGCCGGACATCCAGTGGTGGGAGTCCCATGAGTGAGGGGCAGGATTCCTGGGCCAGGGCCTGTGCCTACTGTAACAGCTCTCAATATGGGCAAGCTGTAAATGCTTAGTGTCTTCTCCCTCAGCAAAAATCACCCCTCAGTGATGTCCTTCTCTGGAGAGCAGGAAGAAGCTTTCTTCTCTACCTTATCACCAGCTCCCCATCTTGAAAGGTAAAGGGATAACCCACCCCTCAGTGGCTGGCCCCAAGGGCACCGCTCTCCCGATATGTCTGTTTTGGGGGGAGAGACTGATACTTTTTAGTTGGCAGGAGAAATCCCATTGCATGGTTGCACCTGCTCAACCAAGAGCCCTTCACTCctcatcccttccctcttccTGGTGGTGATGGTCTCCCAACTGGAATAAGGTGGGGGATTCTGCTTTTCTGGATAcgtgtttttttcctcaatataCTTGGAAGTGATGAGAACTTGGACACACACAAATGCTgggaaaaatcaaaaccaaacacttAGAAACCCAAACACTCCCCCACTCCAAAAAATATCCcatcaaccaaccaaccaaccaatcaacAAAAAAGTCTTTCAAACCAAACACCATCTCTTTCTCTAAAATCCATGATTAAAACCTGGTACAAACAGGTgaatatagagatatatatatatatttttagtagATGTAGTAttggttttttctcctctctctttctcattATACAGCAAACATTGCAAATATAGAAATTTTCTCTGTACAATTAACGACTTCAGTTTACAATGCAATgtgtggtaaaacctctcagtgaGTGAAAATGTGAACGGGCCTTCAACTGGGTAAAAGTCTAAAATGGAAGACTCCGTTTGCAAAAACAGCCCAAGGGATGGATCTCCTTCTGttctctttttggtttttgttgctgtttttgttgctgttgattttggaagggaaggaagggagaacaCAAACTGTTCACAAAGAATCCACAAAATCACGGAATAGGGATTCATGCAATGCAATATTGGGAAACGCCAGACCTCAGCTCTCTGCCCactctttcactttctttttatattaatttttttcttttttcttatttaaaaaaaaaatcaaaattaaacaaaacttttttttctttcactccaCAGTTTGTTCGTTTTGTAAAGTTTGTGTTCAAATTTGGTTCGTGTCTCACTAATGTGAGGACATTTTAATATCTCactttatatattatatagaatatttataattttttcataatgtgttctctcttttatttttattgattctttttttttttaattttattttgtttcaaagacAGTCTGAATAAAAATAGCTGCTGCGGATTTCTTTTGGTCCAGTTAGTGTGTTAAGTCACGAGTTGTGTGAGGACTCAGGACTTTTGCTGGGCAGAGACGCCCTTCCAGTAGTCTAAGATGTCGTGAAGATCCTCGTCTTTGGCAAACTGGACCTTTTTGCGTAGGGCATGGCCGGCTGCCATATACTCCTCCTCATCTTTGTGCCGCTTGCGGTTGAGTTTGAAGCGCTCCCAGATGCTGTGCGATGGTTTGCAGGTGTACTCTGGGCTGGAGGTGTAGCTCAGGTTGTGATATTGAGGCGAGAGCTGGGAATAGGCCAGGTCTCTGGGGCGAGGACGGGTCAGAGGCTCCAGGATGGAGGGCTTTCGCCCCGTCATGCTGTCGTGCTGCTCCCCTTGGTGCGAGCTGGGGTACGAGTGCCGGTGTTCGCTGTACTGACGGATCTTCTCCGCCTCTGCCCGCAGGATGGCCGCGGCCGGCGTCACAGTGAGGATGGTGTCAGTGGTGGGGGACGTCTTCTCGATGTATTTGGCTTCTGATTTGTGGCCCGATCCCTCAGAGCGGTAGGACCTGGGGCTCCGTATAGAGCCACTGGAAGAGGTGCTGGAGCGTTTGGGGGCTGCCTCCATGCTGTGGTGCCGCTGGAGAGGGTGGTTGTAGCTTTCCTTATAGACAGGGGAGAGGAATCCATGCTTGCTGGGGATCTGCTCTGATAAGAGCACCAGCTGAGGCTCCACTGTGGAGACTGCCCCCGATTTCACCCCTTGGAAGGAGGTGGACTCAGATTTCAAGGCATCGATGCAGTTGTTGATGATCTGGTTCACCTTGTCCACCTCCTTGGCAATGGTGGAGATCTCAGCTACAGAGCTCTGGGTGTCCGGCGGCAGGGACAGCTCGCAGTCTCGCCTCTCGGGCTGCTCACCTGTCCTCACCTCCATGTAGTTGCCTTTGGTGGCCTTGGGGGTCTCACTGCTGTCAATCAGCTTGTACTGCTCGACCTCACCAGCAGAAGGCAGGTAGGGGATGCGGGTCACCGTCTCCCCGCCCAGCATCTGTCCCTGGGACAACTGGGTGATGCTGGTGGTCTCCATTTCTGGCCCATATTTCAGCTCAATGATGGTCTTCTTCATGCTGCCGGCAGCCTTTTTGTGCTTCTCCTCCTGCTGGCGCCTCTTCCGGAGACAGTAATACACAACACCCAGGACAATCACCATGCCAAAGAGACAGCCCAGGATTGTCATGATATAATGAGTGGCAGTGGAAGGGGTGGGCACCGGCTCCTTGCGGTTGGGTCTGGTGGGTGTGATGGTGACACAGGTGTGGTTGTACTTGGAGTATTGGTGGACAGAGACTACACAGTAGGTGTAATCTCTTTGTGCTACTAGGTTGCTCACGGTGATGttctcctccttcttcctgaGCTTGGTGATCATGGAGGAGAAGCCATTTTCAAACTGGGAGAGGATGTACATCTTGCTGAAGGGGTAGGGGATCTGCACGGTGAGGACGGCTGAGTTGTGGTTGAGGTGCTTCACCTGTATGTTGGGGCGCACCTCTGTTTCACCAATGGGTGTGAAAAGGGAGAACTGTGGGGTCGTGCCGTCACCAGAGGAGCACTCCTCCTCGGAGCAGGGGCTTTCGGAGGGCACCGTGGTCACCTGGTACCTGGGAGGGATAAAACGAGGGATCACAGTGTAGGAGCCACCAGTGCAGAGGGAAGAGAGCATGCTCAGAGCATTGCGGTAGCCAGTTCGGCCTTGGCCTAACAAGTAGTAGCCCGTGTAGTCGGGTGGGGAGTCGCACTGCATCCGGTCATACGTGCGTGTCATGTTGGTGAATGCCTCCAGCCATTGCAGGAAGCCGAGGAGCTCACAGGAGCAGTAGAAGGGGTTACTGTACAGTTCACAGACAGAGAGCTTGTTTAGGCCCCGGAAAGTGTTGCTGTCGAGTCTCTGGATCCTGTTCATGGACAGGTCGATGTTCACTATGTTGGGGCACTCCCAGAAGGCATTGGGGGTGACGGACTCGATGAGGTTGGCCTGGAGA
The DNA window shown above is from Athene noctua chromosome 15, bAthNoc1.hap1.1, whole genome shotgun sequence and carries:
- the ELFN1 gene encoding protein ELFN1, which codes for MAGRRWAATSALCVCVAAVSLLHTGGVRADCWLIEGDKGFVWLAICSQNQPPYESIPQQINSTIVDLRLNDNKIKSVQYASLSRFGNLTYLNLTKNEISYIEDGAFSGQFNLQVLQLGYNRLRNLTEGILRGLGKLEYLYLQANLIESVTPNAFWECPNIVNIDLSMNRIQRLDSNTFRGLNKLSVCELYSNPFYCSCELLGFLQWLEAFTNMTRTYDRMQCDSPPDYTGYYLLGQGRTGYRNALSMLSSLCTGGSYTVIPRFIPPRYQVTTVPSESPCSEEECSSGDGTTPQFSLFTPIGETEVRPNIQVKHLNHNSAVLTVQIPYPFSKMYILSQFENGFSSMITKLRKKEENITVSNLVAQRDYTYCVVSVHQYSKYNHTCVTITPTRPNRKEPVPTPSTATHYIMTILGCLFGMVIVLGVVYYCLRKRRQQEEKHKKAAGSMKKTIIELKYGPEMETTSITQLSQGQMLGGETVTRIPYLPSAGEVEQYKLIDSSETPKATKGNYMEVRTGEQPERRDCELSLPPDTQSSVAEISTIAKEVDKVNQIINNCIDALKSESTSFQGVKSGAVSTVEPQLVLLSEQIPSKHGFLSPVYKESYNHPLQRHHSMEAAPKRSSTSSSGSIRSPRSYRSEGSGHKSEAKYIEKTSPTTDTILTVTPAAAILRAEAEKIRQYSEHRHSYPSSHQGEQHDSMTGRKPSILEPLTRPRPRDLAYSQLSPQYHNLSYTSSPEYTCKPSHSIWERFKLNRKRHKDEEEYMAAGHALRKKVQFAKDEDLHDILDYWKGVSAQQKS